A single region of the Kineosporiaceae bacterium SCSIO 59966 genome encodes:
- a CDS encoding LysM peptidoglycan-binding domain-containing protein → MVSANGLDSRATIRVGQRLTVPGPSATRGPAPAAPTALRYTVRAGDTVSHIAARTGTSVSAIVSANGLDSRALIRVGQTLTIPSATSASPSSSSSPAPAGGASGQTTDSGQTTYTVRAGDTVSHIAARTGLPMTEILRLNGLSATSIIRTGQTLRLPGAAAPTPPVAPVVRSTRPYTVRAGDTLSHIAVREGTTVAALREANPGLDGPGTIRVGEQLRLPAGPTPVPNTFAGRTYPGPVAEAAAANREVLATRDVPSRDQMRTIVADTARQWGVDPALALAVAYQESGFNMRAVSPANAVGVMQVIPSSGRWASDLAGRPLDLLDPHDNATAGVVILRSLLRSEPDDLGTAIAGYYQGLAGVRRNGMYPDTRRYVANVQTLMARFR, encoded by the coding sequence ATCGTCAGCGCCAACGGGCTGGACTCCCGGGCCACCATCCGGGTCGGCCAGCGGCTCACCGTGCCCGGCCCGTCAGCCACCCGAGGTCCTGCCCCGGCGGCCCCCACCGCGCTGCGGTACACCGTCCGGGCCGGGGACACCGTCAGCCACATCGCGGCGCGCACCGGCACGTCGGTCTCGGCGATCGTCAGCGCCAACGGGCTGGACTCCAGGGCCCTCATCCGGGTGGGCCAGACCCTGACGATCCCGTCCGCCACCTCGGCATCGCCGTCCTCGTCGTCCTCACCGGCGCCGGCCGGCGGCGCGTCCGGGCAGACCACGGACTCCGGGCAGACCACGTACACGGTGCGGGCCGGGGACACCGTCAGCCACATCGCCGCGCGGACCGGGCTGCCGATGACCGAGATCCTGCGGCTCAACGGGCTCAGCGCCACCAGCATCATCCGCACCGGGCAGACCCTGCGGCTGCCGGGCGCCGCCGCGCCGACCCCGCCGGTCGCCCCCGTGGTCCGCTCCACCCGCCCGTACACGGTCCGCGCCGGGGACACGCTGAGCCACATCGCCGTCCGGGAGGGCACGACGGTCGCCGCGCTGCGCGAGGCGAACCCCGGCCTGGACGGCCCGGGCACGATCCGCGTCGGCGAGCAGCTGCGGCTGCCGGCCGGCCCGACCCCGGTCCCGAACACCTTCGCCGGGCGCACCTACCCCGGCCCGGTCGCCGAGGCCGCCGCGGCCAACCGCGAGGTCCTCGCCACCCGCGACGTCCCCTCCCGGGACCAGATGCGCACGATCGTCGCCGACACGGCCCGGCAGTGGGGCGTTGACCCGGCGCTGGCCCTGGCGGTCGCGTACCAGGAGTCGGGCTTCAACATGCGCGCCGTCTCCCCCGCCAACGCGGTCGGGGTGATGCAGGTGATCCCGTCCTCGGGGCGGTGGGCCTCCGACCTGGCCGGGCGCCCGCTGGACCTGCTCGACCCGCACGACAACGCCACCGCCGGCGTCGTCATCCTGCGCTCCCTGCTGCGCTCGGAGCCCGACGACCTGGGCACCGCCATCGCCGGCTACTACCAGGGCCTGGCCGGGGTGCGCCGCAACGGGATGTACCCGGACACCCGGCGCTACGTCGCCAACGTGCAGACCCTGATGGCGCGTTTCCGGTAA